From a single Parambassis ranga chromosome 2, fParRan2.1, whole genome shotgun sequence genomic region:
- the LOC114432614 gene encoding uncharacterized protein LOC114432614, protein MLSRLRPRFWLPHANSLARKIISHCVFCRRMQSKPTYQKMADLPEDRIWPDLPPFSHVGIDYFGPIEVKRGRSQVKRWGVIFTCLVSRAVHLEMAHSLTTNSCINVIRRFTCRRGPVLSIRTDCGTNFIGAQRELQDALKEINHQRIQNSLLSDGVKWTFNPPHGAHHGGVWERLIRLVKKILLSVLKQQSLDDETALCEVEAILNDRPITSISSDPKDLEPLTPNHLLQLKTKQPFPPGLFVKEDLYSRRRWRQAQYLANLFWKRWIKEYLPMMQQRSKWHHERRNLHPDDLVIIADDTAPRNSWLMGRVVKTFPDAKGFVRSVLVKTRTTVLQRPISKLCLLMEAVD, encoded by the coding sequence ATGCTCTCTCGACTAAGACCACGATTCTGGTTACCACATGCAAATTCTCTAGCCAGGAAGATTATCAGtcactgtgttttctgcagacGCATGCAGTCAAAACCCACATATCAGAAAATGGCAGATCTGCCTGAAGATCGGATATGGCCAGATCTACCACCATTCAGTCATGTGGGCATCGACTACTTTGGACCTATAGAAGTGAAAAGAGGCAGATCACAAGTGAAACGATGGGGAGTCATTTTTACTTGCCTTGTGAGTCGAGCAGTACACCTGGAAATGGCTCACTCTCTTACTACAAACTCCTGTATAAATGTGATTCGCAGGTTCACATGCCGAAGAGGACCAGTCCTTAGCATCAGAACAGACTGCGGAACTAACTTCATAGGAGCCCAAAGGGAGCTACAGGATGCTCTAAAAGAGATAAATCATCAAAGAATTCAAAATTCACTTCTGTCAGATGGAGTTAAATGGACCTTTAACCCTCCTCATGGAGCTCATCATGGTGGGGTCTGGGAAAGGTTAATCAGACTGGTCAAAAAgattctcctctctgtcttaaaACAACAATCACTGGATGATGAAACTGCACTATGTGAGGTTGAAGCTATCCTGAATGATCGGCCCATCACATCCATCTCTAGTGATCCTAAAGATTTAGAACCACTTACACCAAACCATCTCCttcagctgaaaacaaaacaacctttTCCACCAGGACTCTTTGTAAAAGAGGATCTTTATTCCAGGAGAAGATGGAGACAAGCCCAATATCTGGCTAACCTTTTCTGGAAGAGGTGGATAAAGGAATATCTTCCTATGATGCAGCAAAGAAGCAAATGGCATCATGAAAGACGGAACCTTCATCCTGACGACCTTGTCATCATTGCCGACGACACAGCACCAAGAAATTCATGGCTCATGGGCCGTGTTGTGAAGACCTTTCCTGATGCCAAAGGATTTGTCAGAAGCGTTTTGGTAAAAACCAGAACTACTGTACTTCAGAGGCCCATAAGCAAACTGTGCTTGCTAATGGAGGCAGTGGACTGA
- the LOC114431631 gene encoding UDP-glucuronosyltransferase 1-2-like, with protein sequence MGDALLRRVCGFFAFLALCPIPPICNGGNILVFPVDGSHWLNMKVLLEELVARGHNLTVIRPSSSSTILEKSPLYTSITLDMCIKRKDIVDAYLQETITAQREGASFLKFLKLTKDFLFLVAMGHSLWIDGMSQIFEDKNMVKSLIDSQYDLVLTDPATGPGVLLAKYLKLPLVLNVRWITSGEGHFVLAPSPLSYIPVPGSGLTDKMTFLQRVRNLLFYGIILFQQKILVGPSYNAICEKYFEGGCDIISLLQDADIWLFRSDFVFDFPRPTMPNAVYIGGFQCKEARPLLADLDKFVQSAGGHGVIIMSLGSSVNALPDDIADEIASVFAKMPQKVIWRHKGQRPSTVGNNTRIVDWMPQRDLLGHPRVKVFVAHGGTNGLQEAIYNGVPVLGIPLFFDQYDNLLRLQERGAGKIIQLAEVNGRTFEQGVKEVLHGDSYRENMQRLSHLHRDKPLALMDLAIFWVEYVMRNKGASHLRTEAYKMPWYSYYNLDVLLLMLTAVTLLLLSTFAVISFLCCSRKTDKIERRQKTKTN encoded by the exons ATGG GAGACGCATTGCTGCGCCGCGTATGTGGATTCTTCGCTTTCCTCGCTTTATGTCCGATTCCTCCGATCTGCAATGGTGGAAACATTCTGGTGTTCCCGGTGGACGGCAGCCACTGGCTCAACATGAAGGTCCTCCTGGAAGAACTTGTCGCTAGGGGACATAACCTCACCGTGATCAGGCCCTCCAGCAGCTCAACCATACTAGAAAAGTCACCACTCTACACGTCTATTACGTTAGATATGTGTATAAAAAGGAAGGACATTGTTGATGCATACCTACAGGAGACTATAACG GCGCAGAGAGAAGGGGCTTCCTTTCTAAAATTCTTGAAACTCACCAAGGACTTCCTTTTCCTGGTTGCTATGGGCCATTCATTGTGGATTGATGGCATGAGTCAAATTTTTGAAGATAAAAATATGGTCAAAAGTTTAATAGATTCACAATATGACCTGGTCCTCACTGATCCAGCCACGGGGCCGGGGGTCTTACTAGCCAAATATCTCAAACTACCCTTAGTGCTGAACGTACGTTGGATCACCAGCGGAGAAGGACATTTCGTCTTAGCTCCCTCGCCTCTTTCTTATATCCCAGTGCCAGGATCGGGCTTGACGGACAAAATGACCTTCCTCCAAAGGGTCAGGAACCTATTGTTTTATGGTATTATATTGTTCCAGCAGAAAATCTTAGTTGGGCCGAGTTACAATGCCATATGTGAAAAATATTTCGAGGGCGGATGTGACATCATCTCACTTCTTCAAGATGCAGACATTTGGCTTTTCAGATCAGATTTTGTGTTCGACTTCCCTCGGCCCACCATGCCTAACGCTGTCTACATCGGAGGGTTCCAGTGCAAAGAAGCCCGGCCTCTTCTGGCAGACCTGGATAAGTTTGTTCAGAGTGCTGGGGGGCATGGAGTCATCATCATGAGTCTGGGAAGTTCGGTTAATGCTTTGCCCGATGACATCGCAGACGAAATCGCCAGTGTCTTCGCCAAGATGCCCCAGAAG GTGATATGGAGACACAAAGGTCAGCGTCCCTCAACGGTGGGCAACAATACCCGTATAGTGGACTGGATGCCACAGAGAGATCTCCTGGGTCACCCTCGGGTCAAGGTGTTTGTAGCTCACGGAGGCACTAACGGGCTGCAGGAGGCCATTTACAACGGGGTCCCTGTGCTTGGCATACCATTGTTCTTCGACCAGTATGACAACCTGCTACGCTTGCAAGAGCGAGGAGCTGGAAAGATCATTCAATTGGCCGAGGTTAACGGTCGCACATTTGAGCAAGGTGTTAAGGAAGTGCTCCATGGCGACAGctacagggagaacatgcaaagaCTGTCTCATCTGCACAGAGATAAGCCATTAGCGCTGATGGATCTGGCCATCTTCTGGGTAGAATATGTGATGCGCAACAAAGGGGCCTCTCACCTGCGTACCGAGGCTTACAAGATGCCCTGGTACTCATACTACAACTTAGACGTACTGCTGTTGATGCTGACAGCagtgactctgctgctgctttctacATTTGCTGTTATTAGTTTTCTATgctgcagcaggaaaacagacaaaatagagagaagacaaaagacaaaaacaaactaa